GTGATGAAGCTCGTGAACTTCAAGCAGATCGTCGACGAGCTGGAGGGCCGCAAGCTCGTGGTGATGGGGGCCGCCGCCTTCGCCGAGGCCGTCTACCCGCACGTGGGCTTCCGCCCGGTGCTGGACATCCACGTGCTGCTCAAGCGCGTGGACGTGGAGGGCTTCTCGGGCTACCTCTCCCAGCACCACTTCAAGACGGAGAAGGATGAGGCGGGCAGCGGCGCGGCGCGCATGCTGTCCGATGGGCGTACCGCCATCTACCTGTTCGCGGACGTGCTCGGGCCCGAGCGGCGCGAGGAAGTCCAAGGCATCTTCGAGCGCGCCCGGCCGTGGAAGGTGTACGGCCCGTCCATGTTCCGTCCGGACCTGGAGGACGCGGTGCTGCTGCTGTGCCTGGAGCAGGCGCGCCAGGGCTATCAGGTGCCGTGGCTGTCCTTCGTGGACCTGCGCGAGCTCATCACCGGCGCCACCTCCATGGGCAGCATCTACTCGCGTCCGGTGGACGTGGCGGCGCTGAAGGAGCGCGCGCGGGCCTGGCGGCTGGAGCGTGCGCTCTACACCTCGGTGTCCATCATCGGGCGGCTCTTCCCCGAGACGGCACCCGCCGTGGAGGCGGCCCGTCCGCCGCTGCGCCGCGCCACCCAGGAGCTGCTGAACCGGCTCGTGGTGGAGCCGGTGAGCGTGCCGGGAAGCCGAGGGGTGCTCCGAGGCGCGGACCGGCTCCGCCGCCTGCTCACCGGGCAGTGAGCCCTCGCCCGCTCTCCTGTGGGGCCGGTGGAGGGCGGCTCTGGCTTCCCCTGGCGGGGCTCTCGGCGTAAGAGACGGGCGGCGCCAGTCGCCACGGGAGTCTCATGCGCATCGCCATCATCGGAACGGGCTACGTCGGGCTCGTCGCGGGTACCTGCTTCGCGGACTCGGGCAATGACGTCGTCTGCGTGGACATCGACGAGCGGAAGATCCGCGCGCTCCAGGCAGGCGAGGTGCCCATCTACGAGCCGGGCCTGGAGGAGCTCATCCGCAACAACGTGCGGGAGCGGCGGCTGTCCTTCACCACGGACCTGGCCACGGCGGTAGGGCCGTCGCAGGTGGTGTTCATCGCCGTGGGCACGCCCGAGGGCGAGAGCGGCGACGCGGACCTCCAGTACGTGCTGGCCGCGGCGGAGCAGATCGGCCGTGCCATGCGCCAGTACACGGTGGTGGTGGACAAGAGCACCGTGCCGGTGGGCACCGCGGACAAGGTGCGCGAGACGCTGGCCCGGGTGACGAAGGTGGAGTTCGACGTCGTCTCCAACCCCGAGTTCCTCAAGGAGGGCGCGGCGCTGGAGGACTTCCTCAAGCCGGACCGCGTCGTCATCGGGGTGGACTCGGAGCGGGCGCGCCGCATCATGGGCGAGCTGTACGCGCCCTTCGTGCGGACGGAGAACCCCATCTTCTACATGGACACGCGCTCGGCCGAGCTGACGAAGTACGCGGCCAACGCGATGCTGGCCACGCGCATCTCCTTCATGAACGACATGGCCGCGCTCTGCGAGAAGGTGGGCGCGGACGTGGACTTCGTGCGCAAGGCGCTGGGGGCGGACCGGCGTATCGGCTACCCGTTCCTCTTCCCGGGTGTGGGCTACGGCGGCTCGTGCTTCCCCAAGGACGTGAAGGCGCTGGTGGCCACGGGCCGCGAGCACGGGCTGGAGTTGGACCTGCTGCGCGCGGTGGAGCGCACCAACGAGCGGCAGAAGAAGCTGCTGGTGAACAAGGCGCTCAAGCACTTCGGCGGCTCGCTGGCGGGGCGCACCTTCGGGGTGTGGGGCCTGGCCTTCAAGCCGAAGACGGACGACATGCGCGAGGCGCCCTCCATCGAGGTGATCGAGGGGCTGCTGGGCAAGGGCGCGAAGGTGGTGGCGCATGACCCGGTGGCCGAGCGCACCGCGCATCGCTACTTCGGAGACCGCATCCGCTACGCCTCGCTGCCCTACGAGGCGCTGGAGGGCGTGGACGCGCTCTTCATCGTCACGGAGTGGAACGAGTTCCGCCACCCGGACTTCGAGCGGATGAAGGCGCTGATGAAGGCGCCGGTCATCTTCGACGGGCGCAACATCTACGATCCGGCCCGGATGCGCGAGCTGGGCTTCACGTACCAGAACATC
The window above is part of the Hyalangium gracile genome. Proteins encoded here:
- a CDS encoding nucleotidyltransferase family protein, encoding MAPSLLETFRTLSSFDPPRGSLRGAPWEEFVDWAIVQGLAPLAAYNLEYRLAGADAPEWVRERLLTIYQGSVNDNVMKLVNFKQIVDELEGRKLVVMGAAAFAEAVYPHVGFRPVLDIHVLLKRVDVEGFSGYLSQHHFKTEKDEAGSGAARMLSDGRTAIYLFADVLGPERREEVQGIFERARPWKVYGPSMFRPDLEDAVLLLCLEQARQGYQVPWLSFVDLRELITGATSMGSIYSRPVDVAALKERARAWRLERALYTSVSIIGRLFPETAPAVEAARPPLRRATQELLNRLVVEPVSVPGSRGVLRGADRLRRLLTGQ
- a CDS encoding UDP-glucose dehydrogenase family protein, with the protein product MRIAIIGTGYVGLVAGTCFADSGNDVVCVDIDERKIRALQAGEVPIYEPGLEELIRNNVRERRLSFTTDLATAVGPSQVVFIAVGTPEGESGDADLQYVLAAAEQIGRAMRQYTVVVDKSTVPVGTADKVRETLARVTKVEFDVVSNPEFLKEGAALEDFLKPDRVVIGVDSERARRIMGELYAPFVRTENPIFYMDTRSAELTKYAANAMLATRISFMNDMAALCEKVGADVDFVRKALGADRRIGYPFLFPGVGYGGSCFPKDVKALVATGREHGLELDLLRAVERTNERQKKLLVNKALKHFGGSLAGRTFGVWGLAFKPKTDDMREAPSIEVIEGLLGKGAKVVAHDPVAERTAHRYFGDRIRYASLPYEALEGVDALFIVTEWNEFRHPDFERMKALMKAPVIFDGRNIYDPARMRELGFTYQNIGRP